In one window of Phyllopteryx taeniolatus isolate TA_2022b chromosome 23, UOR_Ptae_1.2, whole genome shotgun sequence DNA:
- the LOC133472456 gene encoding uncharacterized protein LOC133472456 isoform X17, with protein MDVFRKEKAPPPPGEQGSNHEAASLPKSKRTRVMGVMQKVNPFKASSQTADSSELRKDSSQNPGMISSVIQKVNPFKSWHSKTFTIQRILPTALLSSGSKVRAERSASLALLSRASFNKSCSWGLTGICILGFRLNATEESIRLKAAARSNVPIVSPFLLFDSRSTFASPHSTLFDGGRCFSSKPCVGRRRRSERRRWSTRLSSTTPAASRTLWRMKTDSWRGGERLTAGPSGTRPPATTSLKKPELAQRAALTPAVWPSGRQGGGRSGGPRVHGGAPVRRPVGPARRLAPAARPVAPDPGRRRRRLPQEDGVGQRGRRCGRRGRLRHHHHRTRAGAVHGRNVAHRHGRGHRRGHGRRRDLGLGQHHGHGALQDGPQESGENDPGLPGGDERHQGLSGVLTGRDGDSGGVEL; from the exons ATGGACGTGTTCAGGAAGGAAaaagcgccgccgccgcccggcGAGCAG GGAAGCAACCACGAAGCCGCAAGTCTCCCGAAGTCAAag AGGACTCGGGTGATGGGCGTGATGCAGAAAGTCAACCCCTTCAAGGCTTCATCACAG ACTGCTGACTCGTCAGAACTGAGAAAAGACTCCTCGCAG AACCCCGGAATGATTTCCAGCgtcatccagaaggtcaacccgTTCAAATCCTGGCACTCAAAG ACCTTCACAATCCAAAGAATTCTTCCCACTGCACTTTTGAGCTCTGGATCAAAGGTACGAGCGGAGCGGAGCGCATCGCTCGCTCTTCTTAGTCGGGCAAGTTTCAACAAATCCTGCAGTTGGGGTCTCACAGGGATTTGTATTTTGGGCTTTCGACTTAACGCGACGGAAGAGTCAATCCGATTGAAAGCGGCCGCGCGGAGCAATGTTCCGATCGTGTCCCCGTTTCTGTTGTTCGACTCTCGCTCTACGTTTGCCTCGCCACACTCGACCCTTTTCGACGGCGGCCGGTGTTTTTCATCCAAACCCTGcgtgggcaggaggcggaggtCCGAACGCCGGAGATGGTCGACACGGCTGAGCTCCACGACGCCGGCGGCGTCTCGGACCCTCTGGAG GATGAAGACGGACTCCTGGCGTGGTGGAGAACGGTTGACG GCTGGACCGAGTGGAACGAGACCGCCCGCGACCACCAGCCTGAAGA AACCCGAACTGGCGCAAAGAGCAGCGCTGACGCCGGCCGTTTGGCCGTCTGGCCGTCAGGGCGGCGGAAGAAGCGGCGGACCGCGTGTTCATGGCGGCGCGCCTGTTCGTCGACCTGTTGGACCGGCGCGGCGCCTCGCTCCAGCGGCGCGTCCTGTCGCTCCTGACCCTGGCCGACGGCGCCGACGACTTCCACAAGAAGACGGTGTCGGCCAGCGTGGGCGGCGGTGTGGCCGGCGTGGCCGGCTCCGTCACCACCATCACCGGACTCGTGCTGGCGCCGTTCACGGCCGGAACGTCGCTCATCGTCACGGCCGTGGGCATCGGCGTGGCCACGGCCGGCGGCGTGACCTCGGCCTCGGCCAACATCACGGACACGGTGCGCTCCAAGACGGACCGCAAGAAAGTGGAGAAAATGATCCAGGACTACCAGGAGGAGATGAACGACATCAAGGACTGTCTGGAGTTCTTACAG GAAGGGATGGAGACTCTGGAGGAGTGGAACTTTGA
- the LOC133472456 gene encoding uncharacterized protein LOC133472456 isoform X10 yields MDVFRKEKAPPPPGEQGSNHEAASLPKSKRTRVMGVMQKVNPFKASSQTADSSELRKDSSQNPGMISSVIQKVNPFKSWHSKDAQPPQVDASSGRESRTDSDDLSDEPPTSSPRSVRYVDDVGSAEPKSPANERPKTRKKTFTIQRILPTALLSSGSKVRAERSASLALLSRASFNKSCSWGLTGICILGFRLNATEESIRLKAAARSNVPIVSPFLLFDSRSTFASPHSTLFDGGRCFSSKPCVGRRRRSERRRWSTRLSSTTPAASRTLWRMKTDSWRGGERLTAGPSGTRPPATTSLKKPELAQRAALTPAVWPSGRQGGGRSGGPRVHGGAPVRRPVGPARRLAPAARPVAPDPGRRRRRLPQEDGVGQRGRRCGRRGRLRHHHHRTRAGAVHGRNVAHRHGRGHRRGHGRRRDLGLGQHHGHGALQDGPQESGENDPGLPGGDERHQGLSGVLTGRDGDSGGVEL; encoded by the exons ATGGACGTGTTCAGGAAGGAAaaagcgccgccgccgcccggcGAGCAG GGAAGCAACCACGAAGCCGCAAGTCTCCCGAAGTCAAag AGGACTCGGGTGATGGGCGTGATGCAGAAAGTCAACCCCTTCAAGGCTTCATCACAG ACTGCTGACTCGTCAGAACTGAGAAAAGACTCCTCGCAG AACCCCGGAATGATTTCCAGCgtcatccagaaggtcaacccgTTCAAATCCTGGCACTCAAAG GACGCGCAGCCTCCCCAGGTCGACGCTTCCTCTGGCCGAGAGAGCCGGACGGACTCAGACGACCTGTCCGACGAGCCG CCGACGAGCTCTCCTCGGTCTGTTCGGTACGTAGACGACGTCGGCAGCGCGGAGCCGAAAAGCCCAGCAAACGAGCGGCCGAAGACGAGAAAGAAG ACCTTCACAATCCAAAGAATTCTTCCCACTGCACTTTTGAGCTCTGGATCAAAGGTACGAGCGGAGCGGAGCGCATCGCTCGCTCTTCTTAGTCGGGCAAGTTTCAACAAATCCTGCAGTTGGGGTCTCACAGGGATTTGTATTTTGGGCTTTCGACTTAACGCGACGGAAGAGTCAATCCGATTGAAAGCGGCCGCGCGGAGCAATGTTCCGATCGTGTCCCCGTTTCTGTTGTTCGACTCTCGCTCTACGTTTGCCTCGCCACACTCGACCCTTTTCGACGGCGGCCGGTGTTTTTCATCCAAACCCTGcgtgggcaggaggcggaggtCCGAACGCCGGAGATGGTCGACACGGCTGAGCTCCACGACGCCGGCGGCGTCTCGGACCCTCTGGAG GATGAAGACGGACTCCTGGCGTGGTGGAGAACGGTTGACG GCTGGACCGAGTGGAACGAGACCGCCCGCGACCACCAGCCTGAAGA AACCCGAACTGGCGCAAAGAGCAGCGCTGACGCCGGCCGTTTGGCCGTCTGGCCGTCAGGGCGGCGGAAGAAGCGGCGGACCGCGTGTTCATGGCGGCGCGCCTGTTCGTCGACCTGTTGGACCGGCGCGGCGCCTCGCTCCAGCGGCGCGTCCTGTCGCTCCTGACCCTGGCCGACGGCGCCGACGACTTCCACAAGAAGACGGTGTCGGCCAGCGTGGGCGGCGGTGTGGCCGGCGTGGCCGGCTCCGTCACCACCATCACCGGACTCGTGCTGGCGCCGTTCACGGCCGGAACGTCGCTCATCGTCACGGCCGTGGGCATCGGCGTGGCCACGGCCGGCGGCGTGACCTCGGCCTCGGCCAACATCACGGACACGGTGCGCTCCAAGACGGACCGCAAGAAAGTGGAGAAAATGATCCAGGACTACCAGGAGGAGATGAACGACATCAAGGACTGTCTGGAGTTCTTACAG GAAGGGATGGAGACTCTGGAGGAGTGGAACTTTGA
- the LOC133472456 gene encoding uncharacterized protein LOC133472456 isoform X15 has translation MDVFRKEKAPPPPGEQGSNHEAASLPKSKRTRVMGVMQKVNPFKASSQTADSSELRKDSSQNPGMISSVIQKVNPFKSWHSKDAQPPQVDASSGRESRTDSDDLSDEPTFTIQRILPTALLSSGSKVRAERSASLALLSRASFNKSCSWGLTGICILGFRLNATEESIRLKAAARSNVPIVSPFLLFDSRSTFASPHSTLFDGGRCFSSKPCVGRRRRSERRRWSTRLSSTTPAASRTLWRMKTDSWRGGERLTAGPSGTRPPATTSLKKPELAQRAALTPAVWPSGRQGGGRSGGPRVHGGAPVRRPVGPARRLAPAARPVAPDPGRRRRRLPQEDGVGQRGRRCGRRGRLRHHHHRTRAGAVHGRNVAHRHGRGHRRGHGRRRDLGLGQHHGHGALQDGPQESGENDPGLPGGDERHQGLSGVLTGRDGDSGGVEL, from the exons ATGGACGTGTTCAGGAAGGAAaaagcgccgccgccgcccggcGAGCAG GGAAGCAACCACGAAGCCGCAAGTCTCCCGAAGTCAAag AGGACTCGGGTGATGGGCGTGATGCAGAAAGTCAACCCCTTCAAGGCTTCATCACAG ACTGCTGACTCGTCAGAACTGAGAAAAGACTCCTCGCAG AACCCCGGAATGATTTCCAGCgtcatccagaaggtcaacccgTTCAAATCCTGGCACTCAAAG GACGCGCAGCCTCCCCAGGTCGACGCTTCCTCTGGCCGAGAGAGCCGGACGGACTCAGACGACCTGTCCGACGAGCCG ACCTTCACAATCCAAAGAATTCTTCCCACTGCACTTTTGAGCTCTGGATCAAAGGTACGAGCGGAGCGGAGCGCATCGCTCGCTCTTCTTAGTCGGGCAAGTTTCAACAAATCCTGCAGTTGGGGTCTCACAGGGATTTGTATTTTGGGCTTTCGACTTAACGCGACGGAAGAGTCAATCCGATTGAAAGCGGCCGCGCGGAGCAATGTTCCGATCGTGTCCCCGTTTCTGTTGTTCGACTCTCGCTCTACGTTTGCCTCGCCACACTCGACCCTTTTCGACGGCGGCCGGTGTTTTTCATCCAAACCCTGcgtgggcaggaggcggaggtCCGAACGCCGGAGATGGTCGACACGGCTGAGCTCCACGACGCCGGCGGCGTCTCGGACCCTCTGGAG GATGAAGACGGACTCCTGGCGTGGTGGAGAACGGTTGACG GCTGGACCGAGTGGAACGAGACCGCCCGCGACCACCAGCCTGAAGA AACCCGAACTGGCGCAAAGAGCAGCGCTGACGCCGGCCGTTTGGCCGTCTGGCCGTCAGGGCGGCGGAAGAAGCGGCGGACCGCGTGTTCATGGCGGCGCGCCTGTTCGTCGACCTGTTGGACCGGCGCGGCGCCTCGCTCCAGCGGCGCGTCCTGTCGCTCCTGACCCTGGCCGACGGCGCCGACGACTTCCACAAGAAGACGGTGTCGGCCAGCGTGGGCGGCGGTGTGGCCGGCGTGGCCGGCTCCGTCACCACCATCACCGGACTCGTGCTGGCGCCGTTCACGGCCGGAACGTCGCTCATCGTCACGGCCGTGGGCATCGGCGTGGCCACGGCCGGCGGCGTGACCTCGGCCTCGGCCAACATCACGGACACGGTGCGCTCCAAGACGGACCGCAAGAAAGTGGAGAAAATGATCCAGGACTACCAGGAGGAGATGAACGACATCAAGGACTGTCTGGAGTTCTTACAG GAAGGGATGGAGACTCTGGAGGAGTGGAACTTTGA